In Micromonospora sp. NBC_01813, the following are encoded in one genomic region:
- a CDS encoding asparaginase, translating to MATGLVDAVPGLADARIAVEVVDFRRRPGASLTVADVTDLHTAATHALAGGAAGVVVTQGTDTIEETAYLLDLLHHRPEPIVVTGAMRNPTLAGADGPANILAAIHTAASPQARDQGCLVAFADEIHAARWVTKTHSTSGATFRSLDTGPLGYVLEGTVRMLNRVPYRLTVPAPRRADTATVALHTVTLDDDPTILDAIGRHCDGLVIAGFGVGHVPEPLVDTLTTLAGRIPVVLASRTPAGPTLTRTYGFPGSEQDLIGRGLIPAGWLHPYKARILLRALLAADTKPHDITAAVTTAGGLAEPTAWPWTTTSDDDRSGTSRTDA from the coding sequence GTGGCCACCGGCCTCGTCGACGCCGTACCCGGACTCGCGGACGCGCGAATCGCCGTCGAAGTCGTCGACTTCCGCCGCCGACCTGGCGCGAGCCTCACCGTCGCCGACGTTACCGACCTGCACACCGCCGCGACGCACGCCCTGGCCGGCGGCGCGGCCGGCGTCGTCGTCACCCAGGGCACCGACACCATCGAGGAAACGGCCTACCTGCTCGACCTGCTCCACCACCGCCCCGAGCCGATCGTCGTCACCGGCGCGATGCGTAACCCCACCCTCGCCGGCGCCGACGGACCCGCGAACATCCTCGCCGCCATCCACACCGCCGCCTCTCCGCAGGCGCGGGACCAGGGCTGCCTCGTCGCCTTCGCCGACGAGATCCACGCCGCACGCTGGGTGACCAAGACCCACTCCACCAGCGGCGCGACCTTCCGCTCCCTGGACACCGGCCCCCTCGGCTACGTCCTCGAAGGCACCGTACGGATGCTCAACCGGGTCCCTTACCGGCTGACCGTCCCCGCCCCGCGCCGGGCAGACACCGCGACCGTCGCCCTGCACACCGTCACCCTCGACGACGACCCCACGATCCTCGACGCCATCGGCCGGCACTGCGACGGCCTCGTCATCGCCGGATTCGGCGTCGGCCACGTCCCCGAACCCCTCGTCGACACCCTCACCACCCTCGCCGGACGCATCCCCGTCGTCCTCGCCTCCCGCACCCCCGCCGGACCGACCCTCACCCGCACCTACGGCTTCCCCGGCTCCGAGCAGGACCTCATCGGCCGTGGTCTCATCCCCGCCGGCTGGCTCCACCCCTACAAGGCCCGCATCCTGCTCCGCGCCCTCCTCGCCGCCGACACGAAACCACACGACATCACGGCCGCGGTCACCACCGCGGGCGGACTCGCCGAACCCACCGCCTGGCCCTGGACCACCACCAGCGACGACGACCGGTCGGGAACGAGCCGTACGGATGCGTAG
- a CDS encoding type II toxin-antitoxin system RelE family toxin, whose amino-acid sequence MTGPTRRPPYEIQLDTKAAKLLRKLDRPVQSRLVAAIAALSVDPRPHGVKALTGHPGLLRIRVGDYRVVYQIDDGKLIVLVVHLGHRSDIYDLL is encoded by the coding sequence GTGACCGGACCAACTCGGCGGCCGCCGTACGAGATCCAGCTCGATACGAAAGCTGCCAAGCTGCTGCGCAAGCTGGACCGACCCGTCCAGTCCCGACTTGTCGCGGCCATCGCCGCCCTCAGCGTCGATCCACGACCGCACGGGGTCAAAGCCCTGACAGGCCACCCTGGGCTCCTGCGAATCCGCGTCGGTGACTACCGGGTGGTCTACCAGATCGACGATGGCAAGCTGATCGTTCTCGTGGTGCACCTCGGCCATCGCAGCGACATCTACGACCTGTTGTAG
- a CDS encoding nuclear transport factor 2 family protein has protein sequence MLRTIYADFTTLGNYADDDIVLHPAWRTARDPGDLVGKATALARQDALLKSHRGTMVMEVESISANDRFGTVLGTIRTEYPQVAAIPFCGVWRFRNGRIVEHWENAYNAQDDVRKLTQGHE, from the coding sequence ATGCTGCGAACGATTTATGCGGACTTCACCACCCTCGGGAACTACGCGGACGATGACATCGTCCTGCACCCGGCTTGGCGTACCGCGAGGGATCCCGGCGACCTGGTCGGGAAAGCCACCGCCCTGGCGCGACAGGACGCGCTGCTGAAGTCCCATCGCGGCACGATGGTGATGGAGGTGGAAAGCATAAGCGCCAACGACAGATTCGGAACGGTGCTCGGCACCATACGCACCGAGTATCCGCAGGTCGCGGCAATTCCGTTCTGTGGAGTCTGGCGGTTCCGCAACGGCCGGATCGTCGAGCACTGGGAAAACGCATACAACGCCCAGGACGATGTGCGAAAGCTGACTCAAGGCCATGAGTGA
- a CDS encoding GmrSD restriction endonuclease domain-containing protein, whose translation MASLLMATAPIGGEGLTVQQLFSRFQFKLDPYQREYSWGRKEVGALVTDLTRHFLADWKPGDERKSVRHYGAYFLGPFVYYDDDGLQSLVDGQQRVSTLHLILIQLRRIAIDSKIDDYERDAEAIEPLVAGYLYGERSYTIRSDERKPLLDAIYEGDDYEVPTDATPSVYNLSQRYGDIIDFVPEHVRDEALPLFIHWLMHRVCLVGINAVDRRQGWEIFETMNDRGMQLSPADLLKSYLLRKAKNSDNLGRLGEAWRNVVAEVHQLDSIGMADFVQVLLIGRYASEYKDAENVIVSFHGWVQENAAGKMGLCNPADYARFIEHDLMRLVKRYKTVRAACERFDPDLEHIYYNSYNEIDQMPFLMAAFDPADTDAQFRAKCKVVGGFLDLIFAQSIVNNSVMKSSAFNATLFDIIVGLRACQYVDEVTAFLGRHPLIADLDFSALRTYGLRPDNRSHVRYLLARITAFVEVECGKPNEIASYLDRSAPYEIEHIWADKFVRYQALVRTESDFRIYRNRFGALLLLRKSHNASYQDAPYEKKIEWYRSTNHLAASLHKATHERNRPFTEGVVRKHSLQKVFRPFGQFDLQAIETRQSLYFRLFELVWNPVDLGITGSESTNKSGDSVSVVSRTRAHYSGVTVASLVQVGFLRAGEQIHLRYKGIQYVAEVTTAGQVGLPTGECFNSPSPAAATVIGRGAVNGWAVWRAIREGRPVNLAEIRAAALESGVLDAAV comes from the coding sequence ATGGCTTCACTGCTGATGGCAACGGCGCCCATTGGTGGCGAAGGGCTTACGGTTCAACAGCTCTTCTCGCGATTTCAGTTCAAGCTTGACCCTTACCAACGCGAGTATAGCTGGGGCAGAAAGGAGGTTGGTGCGCTCGTTACTGATCTTACTCGCCATTTTCTTGCTGATTGGAAGCCGGGCGATGAGCGGAAATCTGTACGCCACTACGGCGCATATTTCCTCGGGCCTTTCGTTTACTATGACGATGACGGCTTGCAGTCGCTGGTGGATGGCCAACAGCGGGTTTCCACCCTCCATCTTATCTTAATTCAATTGCGCAGGATTGCGATCGATAGCAAGATTGACGACTATGAGAGAGATGCCGAGGCGATTGAGCCGTTGGTTGCTGGCTACCTGTATGGCGAGCGCTCGTACACTATCCGATCTGATGAGCGTAAGCCGCTACTTGATGCTATTTACGAAGGCGATGATTACGAAGTTCCGACTGACGCGACACCTTCTGTCTATAATCTAAGCCAGAGATATGGCGATATCATCGACTTCGTCCCGGAACACGTTCGCGATGAGGCTCTTCCGCTATTCATTCACTGGTTGATGCATCGGGTTTGCTTGGTGGGAATCAATGCTGTCGATCGTCGGCAGGGGTGGGAGATATTTGAGACGATGAACGATCGCGGGATGCAGTTGAGTCCCGCCGATCTGTTAAAAAGCTACCTCCTTAGAAAGGCCAAGAACAGCGACAACCTCGGCCGGCTGGGGGAGGCTTGGCGAAACGTCGTGGCAGAGGTGCATCAACTGGATAGTATTGGTATGGCCGATTTTGTTCAAGTGCTGTTGATCGGTAGGTATGCAAGCGAATACAAAGATGCCGAGAATGTCATAGTTTCTTTCCATGGATGGGTTCAGGAGAACGCAGCAGGAAAGATGGGCCTGTGCAACCCGGCTGATTATGCCCGATTCATTGAGCACGACTTGATGCGACTCGTTAAGCGTTACAAGACGGTGCGGGCTGCCTGTGAGAGGTTCGACCCCGACCTGGAGCATATTTACTACAACTCGTATAACGAGATCGACCAAATGCCGTTCTTGATGGCTGCATTCGATCCAGCTGATACTGATGCACAATTTCGTGCAAAGTGCAAGGTTGTCGGCGGCTTCCTTGATCTAATATTCGCCCAGTCGATCGTGAATAATTCCGTGATGAAATCCTCGGCCTTCAATGCTACGCTATTTGACATTATTGTTGGCCTGCGGGCATGCCAGTATGTCGATGAAGTGACTGCTTTCCTTGGGCGACACCCACTAATCGCAGATCTCGACTTCTCGGCCCTTAGAACCTATGGTCTTCGACCGGATAACCGATCCCACGTTCGATACCTGCTAGCCAGGATAACTGCTTTTGTGGAGGTTGAGTGCGGCAAGCCGAATGAGATTGCGTCATATCTTGATAGGTCCGCGCCCTACGAGATTGAGCATATATGGGCCGACAAATTTGTCAGATACCAGGCTCTTGTGCGAACCGAATCTGACTTCCGAATCTATCGAAACAGATTTGGCGCATTGCTGTTGTTGCGCAAGTCGCACAATGCGAGCTATCAGGATGCGCCTTATGAGAAAAAGATCGAGTGGTACCGCAGTACCAACCATCTTGCTGCTTCTTTGCACAAAGCGACGCATGAACGAAACAGGCCCTTCACTGAAGGAGTCGTACGTAAACACTCTCTGCAAAAAGTCTTTCGCCCTTTTGGTCAATTTGACTTGCAGGCTATCGAGACGAGGCAAAGCCTGTACTTTCGCCTGTTTGAACTTGTCTGGAATCCAGTTGATCTTGGAATTACTGGTTCCGAATCAACCAATAAGTCTGGGGACTCTGTCTCTGTTGTCAGTCGGACAAGAGCCCATTACTCGGGAGTCACGGTCGCGTCATTGGTGCAAGTAGGTTTCCTGCGTGCAGGCGAACAAATTCATCTGCGATACAAAGGTATTCAGTATGTGGCTGAGGTAACAACGGCTGGACAGGTTGGGCTGCCAACTGGTGAGTGTTTTAACTCGCCATCCCCGGCAGCTGCTACTGTGATCGGCAGGGGGGCGGTCAACGGTTGGGCCGTCTGGCGCGCAATTCGTGAGGGTCGTCCTGTAAATCTTGCCGAGATTCGGGCTGCTGCCCTGGAAAGTGGAGTACTAGACGCCGCAGTTTAG
- a CDS encoding type II toxin-antitoxin system prevent-host-death family antitoxin, with protein MTAEPIRPAQELSISAARDELADIVSRAHYSGRITYVTRRGQRLAAIVPADLAEAIERAEDAADVAAAREALARIDAGENPVSLAELRAELGL; from the coding sequence GTGACCGCAGAACCGATCAGGCCCGCTCAGGAGTTGAGCATCTCGGCCGCCCGAGATGAGCTCGCCGACATCGTGTCCCGCGCCCACTACAGCGGCCGGATCACCTACGTCACTCGACGGGGTCAACGGCTCGCCGCGATCGTCCCTGCCGACCTGGCCGAGGCGATCGAGCGCGCCGAGGACGCCGCCGACGTCGCGGCGGCCCGCGAGGCGCTGGCCCGCATCGACGCGGGCGAGAATCCCGTCTCGCTGGCAGAGCTTCGTGCCGAGCTCGGGTTGTGA
- a CDS encoding GNAT family N-acetyltransferase, translated as MAAVLTVRAATAADVEPLGELLAQACVVDPVVAWLIGDHALRYLTMHRFFTAELEFGVRHGVVDVVGHCDGVAIWYPHPADRALGAEHQRRRLRSCGDRHGPYAHYTFTAGRLEPTGRHHHLAFLAAAPWLRRKGIGSTLLAARHARLDRIGMPAVVEASSQRQRAFYERHGYRVVRVAHLPAGGPPLWAMRRSGDPVDQPPMAAALRVG; from the coding sequence GTGGCGGCCGTGCTGACCGTACGGGCCGCGACGGCCGCCGACGTGGAGCCGTTGGGGGAGTTGTTGGCGCAGGCGTGTGTGGTGGATCCGGTGGTGGCGTGGCTGATCGGCGATCACGCGTTGCGGTATCTGACGATGCACCGGTTCTTCACCGCCGAGCTGGAGTTCGGCGTGCGGCACGGGGTCGTCGACGTGGTCGGGCACTGTGACGGGGTGGCGATCTGGTATCCGCACCCCGCCGACCGGGCGCTCGGTGCGGAGCATCAGCGGCGGCGGTTGCGGTCCTGCGGTGACCGGCACGGACCGTACGCGCACTACACGTTCACCGCCGGCCGGCTGGAGCCGACCGGCCGGCATCATCACCTGGCGTTCTTGGCGGCGGCACCCTGGCTGAGACGCAAAGGCATCGGGTCGACACTGCTGGCCGCGCGTCATGCCCGGCTGGACCGGATCGGAATGCCGGCCGTGGTCGAGGCGAGCAGCCAACGGCAGCGGGCGTTCTACGAACGCCACGGCTACCGCGTCGTCCGCGTCGCGCACCTGCCGGCCGGTGGGCCGCCGCTGTGGGCGATGCGCCGCTCCGGCGACCCGGTCGACCAACCACCCATGGCCGCAGCCCTGCGCGTCGGCTGA
- a CDS encoding IS4 family transposase, whose product MTSSVEQLPQGRLTDHIGLGVVSARFGRDLLEEILNRTGRREKRSRRLPAHVMVRYVIAMGLFFAESYDEVMRRLVGNLRKLGSWDDDWQVPTKSAITQARQRLGPEPMKALFERAAVPLAGPGTKGAFIGRRRLMAIDATSFDVADTPDNAQRFGRLGSGPKASAYPKLHVAAVAECGSHAIVGAVLGGCRTGERTLAADLTGTVGPGMLVMADAGLYSYDLFNRYAATGADLAWRIGASVSVGHLNWLADGSYHALIYAPGLSAARRARLAEQARAGHQVPAELARLVRVVEYTVPDRNPDGDLIVVITTVTDPHDIDALTLAEAYHQRWEEESALDEIKTDLRGRGEVLRSKTPDLVEQQMWGLLLAHYAIRALLLDAADPAGYDPDRMSFIKGLRVVRRQVTDQAAITP is encoded by the coding sequence GTGACGTCATCGGTGGAGCAGCTGCCGCAGGGTCGGTTGACCGACCATATCGGGTTGGGTGTGGTGTCGGCCCGGTTCGGCCGTGACCTGCTGGAAGAGATCCTCAACCGCACGGGGCGGCGGGAGAAACGCTCGCGGCGGCTACCGGCACACGTGATGGTCCGGTACGTGATCGCGATGGGGTTGTTCTTCGCCGAGTCGTATGACGAGGTGATGCGCCGGCTGGTCGGTAACCTGCGCAAACTCGGCTCGTGGGACGACGACTGGCAGGTCCCGACCAAGTCCGCGATCACCCAGGCCCGGCAGCGACTCGGGCCCGAGCCGATGAAAGCGTTGTTCGAGCGGGCCGCGGTGCCCCTGGCCGGTCCGGGCACGAAAGGTGCCTTCATCGGCCGGCGCCGGCTGATGGCGATCGACGCGACCAGCTTCGACGTGGCCGACACCCCGGACAACGCCCAACGGTTCGGCCGGCTGGGCTCGGGGCCGAAAGCGTCGGCGTATCCGAAACTGCACGTCGCCGCTGTGGCCGAGTGCGGCAGCCACGCCATCGTCGGCGCGGTCCTCGGCGGGTGCCGTACCGGGGAACGGACCCTGGCCGCCGACCTCACCGGCACGGTCGGGCCGGGCATGCTGGTGATGGCCGACGCCGGCCTGTACTCCTACGACCTGTTCAACCGGTACGCGGCCACCGGCGCGGACCTGGCCTGGCGCATCGGCGCGTCGGTGTCGGTCGGGCACCTGAACTGGCTTGCGGACGGCTCCTACCACGCGCTGATCTACGCCCCCGGGCTGAGCGCCGCCCGTCGGGCGAGGCTGGCCGAACAGGCCAGAGCCGGCCACCAGGTTCCCGCCGAGCTGGCCCGCCTCGTGCGGGTGGTCGAGTACACCGTCCCGGACCGCAACCCCGACGGTGACCTGATCGTGGTGATCACCACCGTCACCGACCCGCACGACATCGACGCCCTCACCCTGGCCGAGGCGTACCACCAGCGCTGGGAAGAGGAATCCGCCCTCGACGAGATCAAGACCGACCTGCGCGGACGCGGTGAGGTCCTCCGTTCGAAGACCCCGGACCTGGTCGAACAACAGATGTGGGGACTGCTACTCGCCCACTACGCCATCCGTGCTCTCCTGCTGGACGCCGCCGACCCCGCCGGCTACGACCCGGACCGCATGTCGTTCATCAAAGGCCTCCGCGTCGTGCGCCGCCAGGTCACCGACCAGGCGGCCATCACCCCCTGA
- a CDS encoding helix-turn-helix domain-containing protein: MIKLPPEILERADVRQALKAGDWATVLQVVTVETRVSQTEIAQAVGISQPHVSRLLTGRSRDPGLRTVRALCDGLGIPRSLAGLLDEQESDTNRRQFVSTAAAAAGVALVGTAAGGVPLESRDDEQLLTIPSTTYRRLEQRVPARKLLPPVSAHLALIRQLASRNERSPVHTRQLYSVLSETAGLTAWLYVDVEDRASARRHYQLAVHAADLSGHPLLLAYMRASLGQFAANCGDAREAVQIVASARRALPRSAPAISTVWMDAIESLALAEAGDKKSLHLLNQCRSDRERVEVGVVS; this comes from the coding sequence ATGATCAAGCTGCCACCCGAGATCCTGGAGCGAGCAGATGTCCGCCAGGCGTTGAAGGCCGGCGACTGGGCCACCGTCCTTCAGGTCGTCACGGTAGAAACTCGGGTGTCGCAGACAGAGATCGCGCAAGCCGTTGGCATATCGCAGCCACACGTCTCTCGGCTGCTCACCGGACGGAGCCGAGATCCAGGGCTTCGCACCGTACGGGCACTTTGCGACGGCCTGGGGATACCTCGATCTCTGGCCGGCTTGCTGGATGAACAGGAGAGTGACACGAACCGCCGACAATTCGTCTCCACAGCCGCAGCAGCCGCAGGAGTTGCCCTGGTCGGCACGGCTGCCGGAGGCGTTCCCCTCGAATCACGCGACGACGAGCAACTACTAACCATCCCCTCGACCACCTACCGCAGGTTGGAGCAGCGCGTGCCTGCGCGCAAGCTGCTTCCGCCTGTGAGCGCACACCTTGCGCTCATCCGCCAACTCGCATCGCGGAACGAACGCTCACCTGTGCACACCCGTCAGCTTTACTCGGTGCTCAGCGAGACCGCGGGGCTGACCGCCTGGCTGTACGTCGATGTCGAGGACCGAGCCAGCGCCCGCCGCCACTACCAGCTCGCGGTCCACGCGGCAGACCTGTCGGGACACCCGCTGCTACTCGCATACATGCGGGCCAGCCTGGGCCAGTTCGCGGCAAACTGCGGCGACGCACGGGAAGCCGTCCAGATTGTCGCATCCGCTCGCCGCGCCCTTCCCCGTTCAGCCCCCGCCATCTCTACGGTCTGGATGGACGCGATCGAATCACTCGCGCTCGCCGAGGCTGGCGACAAAAAGTCGCTTCACCTCCTGAACCAATGCCGTTCAGATAGGGAGCGGGTTGAGGTCGGCGTGGTGAGCTGA
- a CDS encoding class I SAM-dependent DNA methyltransferase: protein MDSRRLVQKLWNYCDVLRDDGVSTIDYVEQLTYLLFLKMAHERANRALKAEQIVPADLSWQTLLDSDGVRLEVQYRNILRGLGQESGTLGTIFRKAQNKIQDPAKLKKLIVDLIDKEQWSQAGVDVKGDAYEELLAKGAEDAKSGAGQYFTPRALIEAIVDCVQPTPGDTITDPACGTGGFLLSAYDHIQRHHGDSLTRDQARHLANGGITGTELVDGTARLAAMNMLLHGIGTPSGPSLIDVRDSLGREPDGKVSLVLANPPFGRSSSIRMIGEDGRASREEREIERADFWATTSNKQLNFVQHIASMLEIDGRAAVVLPDNVLFEGGAGETIRRRLLKQYDLHTMLRLPTGIFYAGGVKANVLFFERKRAREEPWTTKLWVYDFRTNQHFTLKQNPLRREHLQEFVDCYLPGKDRAERVESERFRAYDYDELLSRDKVNLDITWLKDASLEDADALLPPEVIAQEIVEDLQAALREFAAIADDMRIRGVE, encoded by the coding sequence GTGGATTCGCGCCGGCTGGTGCAGAAGCTGTGGAACTACTGCGACGTGCTGCGCGACGACGGGGTTTCCACGATCGACTACGTGGAGCAGTTGACGTACCTGCTGTTCCTGAAGATGGCCCACGAGCGGGCCAACCGTGCGCTCAAGGCGGAGCAGATCGTGCCGGCGGACCTGAGCTGGCAGACGCTGCTCGACAGCGACGGTGTCCGGCTGGAGGTGCAGTACCGCAACATCCTGCGCGGGCTCGGGCAGGAGTCCGGCACGCTCGGCACGATCTTCCGCAAGGCGCAGAACAAGATCCAGGACCCGGCGAAGCTCAAGAAGCTGATCGTCGACCTGATCGACAAGGAGCAGTGGTCGCAGGCTGGCGTCGACGTCAAGGGCGACGCCTACGAGGAACTGCTGGCCAAGGGCGCGGAGGACGCCAAGTCGGGTGCCGGGCAGTACTTCACGCCGCGTGCGCTGATCGAGGCGATCGTCGACTGCGTGCAACCGACCCCGGGCGACACGATCACCGACCCGGCATGCGGCACCGGCGGGTTCCTGCTGTCGGCGTACGACCATATCCAGCGGCACCACGGCGACAGCCTGACCCGCGACCAGGCCCGGCACCTCGCCAACGGCGGGATCACCGGCACCGAGCTGGTCGACGGCACCGCGCGGCTCGCGGCCATGAACATGCTGCTGCACGGCATCGGTACGCCGAGCGGCCCGTCGCTGATCGACGTCCGGGATTCGCTCGGGCGGGAGCCGGACGGCAAGGTCAGCCTGGTGCTGGCCAACCCACCGTTCGGGCGTAGCTCGTCGATCCGCATGATCGGCGAGGACGGGCGGGCGAGCCGCGAGGAGCGGGAGATCGAACGCGCCGACTTCTGGGCGACGACGTCGAACAAGCAGCTCAACTTCGTGCAGCACATCGCCTCGATGCTGGAGATCGACGGGCGGGCCGCGGTAGTCCTGCCTGACAACGTGCTCTTCGAGGGTGGGGCAGGGGAGACGATCCGGCGGCGGCTGCTCAAGCAGTACGACCTGCACACCATGCTGCGGCTGCCGACCGGCATCTTCTACGCCGGTGGGGTCAAGGCCAACGTCCTGTTCTTCGAGCGCAAGCGCGCCCGCGAGGAGCCGTGGACCACCAAGCTTTGGGTGTACGACTTCCGCACCAACCAGCACTTCACGCTCAAGCAGAACCCGCTGCGGCGGGAGCATCTGCAGGAGTTCGTCGACTGCTACCTGCCGGGCAAGGACCGGGCCGAGCGGGTGGAGAGCGAGCGGTTCCGGGCGTACGACTACGACGAGTTGCTGAGCCGGGACAAGGTCAACCTGGACATCACCTGGCTGAAGGACGCCTCGCTGGAGGACGCCGACGCGCTGCTGCCCCCCGAGGTTATCGCCCAGGAGATCGTCGAAGACCTACAAGCCGCCCTACGCGAGTTCGCGGCCATCGCCGATGACATGAGAATAAGAGGTGTCGAGTAA
- a CDS encoding cytochrome P450, producing the protein MSEAETPRSAGVQDCPFHHADGLEFDPLLSRLLTEDPVARIRMRYGTEEAWLATRYRDVQVVTEDRRFSRAAGVGRDLPRMTPEPIAHPDAINLMDPPAHTRLRRVIASGLSPGAVERLRPRAEQIVDRLLNELVAEGAPADLVGHFSDHLPLAVMSEMFGIPEQDRDWLRQRTISIMTIAPERGIAASDAKAELREYFTDLVAHRRREGGNDLLSAMCQADSTDEPLSDSEVAMLGQVLMVAGHDTLTYEISNIVYVLLTHEAVLAQIRARPERLPRAIEELLRFIPFRQGVGIARIAMEDVELGGRFIRADDTVHVSYLTANRDGEVFPQPDEIDVNRTPKPHMTFGYGPHRCPGAQLARMELQVAIGALLHRFPNLRLAVDPDDIEWNASSIWRFPVALPVRW; encoded by the coding sequence ATGAGTGAGGCCGAAACGCCGCGTAGTGCCGGAGTCCAGGACTGTCCCTTCCACCACGCCGATGGGCTCGAGTTCGACCCGCTGCTGTCGAGGCTACTCACCGAAGATCCAGTCGCACGTATTCGCATGCGGTACGGAACCGAGGAAGCTTGGTTGGCGACCAGGTACCGCGACGTGCAAGTAGTCACCGAGGATCGTCGGTTCAGCCGGGCGGCCGGCGTCGGTCGGGACCTGCCGAGGATGACACCCGAGCCCATCGCGCACCCGGATGCCATCAACCTGATGGACCCGCCGGCCCACACACGTTTGCGTCGGGTCATCGCCAGCGGTCTGAGCCCTGGGGCAGTCGAGCGTCTGCGGCCCCGCGCCGAGCAAATCGTGGACAGGCTCCTGAATGAACTCGTTGCCGAGGGTGCGCCAGCGGACCTCGTTGGGCACTTTTCCGACCATCTTCCCCTCGCGGTGATGAGCGAAATGTTCGGCATACCCGAGCAGGACCGTGACTGGCTGCGCCAGCGCACGATCTCGATCATGACCATTGCGCCCGAGCGCGGCATTGCGGCAAGTGATGCGAAGGCCGAGTTGCGAGAGTACTTCACGGACCTGGTGGCACACCGCCGACGAGAGGGCGGCAACGACCTCCTGAGCGCGATGTGCCAGGCGGACAGCACGGACGAGCCGCTGAGTGATAGCGAAGTGGCCATGCTCGGTCAGGTTCTCATGGTCGCGGGCCACGACACACTCACCTACGAGATCAGCAACATCGTTTATGTCTTACTCACCCACGAGGCTGTCCTGGCTCAGATCCGGGCTCGCCCAGAGCGGCTGCCCAGGGCGATCGAGGAGCTGCTGCGCTTCATCCCGTTCCGGCAAGGCGTCGGCATCGCCCGGATAGCCATGGAAGACGTAGAACTCGGAGGCCGCTTCATCCGCGCCGACGACACTGTGCACGTGTCCTATCTGACCGCGAACCGAGACGGCGAGGTCTTCCCTCAGCCGGACGAGATCGATGTGAACCGGACGCCCAAGCCGCACATGACATTCGGGTACGGCCCACACCGTTGTCCTGGAGCTCAGCTGGCTCGCATGGAGCTGCAGGTGGCGATAGGGGCATTGCTGCACCGGTTCCCGAACCTGCGACTGGCTGTCGATCCAGACGACATCGAGTGGAACGCGAGCTCCATTTGGCGTTTTCCAGTCGCCCTTCCGGTCCGATGGTGA